The following is a genomic window from Magnetococcales bacterium.
CCTGGTGTGCATCTCCAATTGCGACAAGATCACCCCCGGCATGCTGATGGCCGCCTTGAGGCTCAACATCCCCACGGTCTTCGTCTCCGGCGGCCCCATGGAAGCGGGCAAGATGAATCTGGCCGACGGCTCCCTGCGCAAACTCGATCTCGTCGATTCCATGATCGCCGCCTCCAGCGCCTCCGTCTCCGAAAGCGAACTGGATGTCATGGAAAAATCGGCCTGTCCCACCTGCGGCTCCTGCTCGGGGCTCTTCACCGCCAATTCCATGAACTGTCTCATGGAGGCTCTGGGGTTGGCCTTTCCCGGCAACGGCACCACCCTGGCCACCCACGTGGCCCGGCGCGGTCTCTTTCTCAAGGCGGGTCGCCATATCATGCATCTGGCGCGGCGCTACTACCAACTGGACGACACCTCGGTGCTGCCCCGCAGCATCGCCAATCAGCAGGCTTTCCGGAACGCCATGGTTCTGGACATCGCCATGGGTGGCTCCACCAACACCGTGCTTCATCTTCTGGCCGCCGCCCAGGAGGCCGGGGTGGATTTCACCATGGCCGATATCGACCGTCTCTCCCGTCAGGTGCCCTGTCTCTGCAAGGTGGCCCCCTCCACCCAGAAATTCCACATGGAGGATGTGCATCGCGCCGGAGGTGTCTTCGCCATCCTGGGGGAACTGAACCGGGCCAACCTTCTGCAGACCGCGACCCCCACCATCCACTCCCCTTCCCTGGCCGAAGCCCTGGACCGGGTCGATATCCGCAGCCCCAATCTCGGCGACGAATACCGCGACCTCTTTCTGGCGGCCCCCTGCGGAAAGACCACCATCGAACCTTTCTGCCAGGATTCCCGCTGGCCTGCCCTCGACACCGACCGGGAAAACGGTTGCATCCGTTCCGTCGATCACAGCTACTCCAAGGACGGTGGGCTGGCGGTCCTGTTCGGCAATATCGCCCGCGACGGCTGCATCGTCAAAACCGCCGGGGTCGATCCCTCCATCTGGACCTTCAAGGGACCGGCGCGTCTGTTCAACAGCCAGGAAGAGGCCTGCCAGGCCATTCTCGAAGACCGCATCCGCAAAGGCGACGTGGTGGTCATCCGCTACGAAGGCCCCAAGGGCGGACCCGGCATGCAGGAGATGCTCTATCCCACCAGCTTCCTCAAAGGCAAGGAGCTGGGCAAGGAGTGCGCCCTGATCACCGACGGTCGCTTTTCGGGAGGCACCTCCGGTCTCTCCATCGGACATATCTCCCCCGAAGCTGCGGAAGGGGGCGAACTGGCCCTGGTCGAAGAGGGGGATCTCATCGAGATCGACATTCCCCGCCGCACGCTGTCGTTGCTGGTCTCCGATACGGTTCTGAAGCGGCGGCGAGCGGCCATGAACCGGCTCAAGGAGCAGGCTTTTCGACCGATCGGACGGGATCGGGTGGTTTCCAAGGCGCTGCAGGCCTATGCGGCCATGACCACTTCCGCCGCCAAAGG
Proteins encoded in this region:
- the ilvD gene encoding dihydroxy-acid dehydratase: MPELRSNTSTRGRNMAGARSLWRATGMAESDFGKPIVAVANSFTQFVPGHVHLREVGQLVAKEILAHGGVPREFNTIAIDDGIAMGHGGMLYSLPSRDLIADSVEYMVQAHTADALVCISNCDKITPGMLMAALRLNIPTVFVSGGPMEAGKMNLADGSLRKLDLVDSMIAASSASVSESELDVMEKSACPTCGSCSGLFTANSMNCLMEALGLAFPGNGTTLATHVARRGLFLKAGRHIMHLARRYYQLDDTSVLPRSIANQQAFRNAMVLDIAMGGSTNTVLHLLAAAQEAGVDFTMADIDRLSRQVPCLCKVAPSTQKFHMEDVHRAGGVFAILGELNRANLLQTATPTIHSPSLAEALDRVDIRSPNLGDEYRDLFLAAPCGKTTIEPFCQDSRWPALDTDRENGCIRSVDHSYSKDGGLAVLFGNIARDGCIVKTAGVDPSIWTFKGPARLFNSQEEACQAILEDRIRKGDVVVIRYEGPKGGPGMQEMLYPTSFLKGKELGKECALITDGRFSGGTSGLSIGHISPEAAEGGELALVEEGDLIEIDIPRRTLSLLVSDTVLKRRRAAMNRLKEQAFRPIGRDRVVSKALQAYAAMTTSAAKGAVRDLEQLRKR